One Leisingera sp. M658 genomic window carries:
- a CDS encoding ABC transporter permease, with product MTAADIQPVIKPVRPGGFTNLARDPMGMLGLLLALLLILSALLAPWIAPYGPNAMDIPSKLQGPSAAHWLGTDQLGRDVLSRAIYGGRIALSVALISTALSVILGGILGMMAAMGPRWLDYVLTLGFDTVRAYPVIILALAIGPIFGGGMVVLVGLLVATSVPYYGRIMRASVMAQANAEYVEALRAMGAGRVRIVVRHILPNVIGPVLIVASMDIPTFIAAEAGLSFLGVGVKPPASSWGLMLQDGFDFVGHTPWLVVAGGIPLVLATLGFTFLGEALRDAFDPKLGGKG from the coding sequence ATGACTGCGGCTGATATTCAACCCGTCATCAAACCGGTGCGCCCCGGCGGGTTCACCAATCTGGCCCGCGATCCGATGGGTATGTTGGGGCTGCTGCTGGCGCTGCTGCTGATCCTGTCGGCGCTGCTGGCCCCTTGGATTGCGCCTTACGGCCCCAATGCCATGGACATCCCCTCCAAGCTGCAGGGGCCAAGTGCGGCGCATTGGCTGGGCACGGATCAGCTGGGCCGCGATGTGCTGTCCCGGGCGATCTATGGCGGGCGGATCGCGCTGAGCGTGGCGCTGATTTCCACCGCGCTGTCGGTCATCCTGGGTGGCATTCTAGGCATGATGGCGGCGATGGGGCCGCGCTGGCTGGACTATGTGCTGACCCTGGGGTTTGACACTGTACGCGCCTATCCGGTGATCATCCTGGCGCTGGCCATCGGGCCGATCTTTGGCGGCGGTATGGTTGTGCTGGTCGGCCTGCTGGTCGCAACATCAGTGCCCTATTACGGGCGGATCATGCGGGCTTCGGTCATGGCGCAGGCCAATGCCGAATATGTTGAAGCGCTGCGCGCTATGGGCGCCGGACGCGTCCGTATCGTGGTTCGCCACATCCTGCCCAATGTGATCGGCCCGGTTCTGATCGTCGCCTCAATGGATATTCCCACCTTCATCGCCGCCGAGGCGGGCCTCAGCTTCCTTGGCGTGGGTGTAAAGCCGCCCGCCTCAAGCTGGGGTTTGATGCTGCAGGACGGGTTTGATTTTGTCGGCCACACGCCCTGGCTGGTGGTGGCGGGGGGGATCCCCTTGGTGCTGGCGACCCTTGGTTTCACCTTCCTGGGCGAAGCGCTGCGCGATGCCTTTGACCCGAAACTTGGCGGAAAGGGCTGA
- a CDS encoding ABC transporter permease has protein sequence MLGPRATPAIKAEFAERLGLDQPMPVQIVKYLGSVAQGDLGTDLRSRRPVSEVLMAHLPHTVQLITAAMLLAAGLGIPLGCLAAVRRNGLFDRLIGLLSVSVIAVPSVIIAIYGMLLFSARLGWLPAIGAGEGGFGSTLHHLIMPAVAVGIGWVGYLARLVRASMIEVLSANYIRNARSFGLTEPRIISRYALRVAVAPTITVLGVGVGYMLGSAVFAEIVFARPGIGKLMYDAVILRNYPVTLGAVLASSALLIAATTAADILNAIIDPRFKEGQEQ, from the coding sequence ATGCTGGGCCCACGGGCGACGCCAGCCATCAAGGCCGAGTTTGCCGAGCGGCTGGGGCTGGATCAGCCAATGCCAGTGCAGATCGTGAAGTATCTGGGGTCAGTGGCCCAGGGCGATCTGGGCACCGATCTGCGCAGCCGCCGCCCTGTCAGCGAAGTGCTGATGGCGCATCTTCCGCATACTGTGCAGCTGATCACGGCAGCCATGCTGCTGGCAGCAGGCCTGGGCATCCCGCTGGGCTGCCTGGCGGCGGTGCGCCGCAACGGGCTGTTTGACCGGCTGATCGGATTGCTGTCGGTCAGCGTCATCGCGGTGCCTTCGGTGATCATTGCAATCTACGGCATGCTGCTGTTTTCCGCCCGGCTGGGCTGGCTGCCTGCCATCGGCGCGGGCGAAGGCGGCTTTGGTTCTACGCTGCACCACCTGATCATGCCAGCCGTCGCAGTTGGCATCGGCTGGGTCGGCTACCTGGCGCGGCTGGTACGCGCCTCGATGATCGAGGTGCTGTCGGCAAATTACATCCGCAACGCCCGCTCTTTTGGCCTGACCGAACCGCGCATCATCTCCCGCTATGCGCTGCGGGTGGCGGTGGCACCGACCATTACCGTGCTGGGGGTCGGGGTCGGCTACATGCTGGGCAGCGCGGTCTTTGCCGAGATCGTCTTTGCCCGGCCCGGCATCGGCAAGCTGATGTATGACGCGGTGATCCTGCGCAACTACCCGGTGACACTTGGTGCGGTGCTGGCCTCCAGCGCGCTGCTGATCGCCGCCACCACCGCCGCGGACATCCTCAACGCCATCATCGATCCCCGTTTCAAGGAGGGCCAAGAGCAATGA
- a CDS encoding dihydrofolate reductase, with product MITLIAARARNGAIGKDNDIPWFAPEDLKAFQRETLGGAIIMGRNTWDSLPVKPLKNRLNLVVSSNPQAAENVLPSIGAAVQEAYAQGYRRVYGIGGEGIYRGMLEMADRLLVTEVDLTIEDADAFFPEFQADEWAKSGETVLRGSDPACVMAEYLRRT from the coding sequence ATGATTACTCTGATCGCTGCGCGGGCGCGCAACGGGGCCATTGGCAAGGACAATGATATCCCGTGGTTTGCGCCTGAGGATTTAAAAGCGTTTCAGCGCGAGACCCTGGGCGGCGCCATCATTATGGGCCGCAATACCTGGGACAGCCTACCGGTGAAACCGCTGAAGAACCGGCTCAATCTGGTGGTGTCGTCCAACCCGCAGGCGGCAGAGAATGTGCTGCCGTCGATCGGGGCGGCGGTGCAGGAGGCCTATGCGCAGGGCTACCGCCGGGTCTATGGCATTGGCGGCGAAGGTATTTACCGCGGCATGCTGGAAATGGCCGACCGGCTGCTTGTCACCGAAGTAGATCTGACCATCGAGGATGCAGATGCCTTTTTTCCGGAGTTTCAGGCAGACGAATGGGCCAAGTCCGGGGAAACGGTTCTGCGCGGCAGCGATCCGGCCTGTGTGATGGCTGAGTATCTGCGGCGGACCTGA
- a CDS encoding cold-shock protein, translated as MPSGTVKWFNTTKGYGFIEPDQGGKDVFVHISAVERSGMAGLADNMKVGYELSEGRDGRQMAAELKEL; from the coding sequence ATGCCAAGTGGCACCGTGAAGTGGTTCAACACCACCAAAGGGTATGGGTTTATTGAACCTGATCAAGGCGGCAAGGATGTGTTTGTGCACATTTCCGCGGTGGAACGGTCGGGCATGGCCGGCCTCGCGGACAATATGAAGGTCGGCTACGAGCTGTCCGAAGGCCGCGATGGCCGCCAAATGGCCGCAGAGCTGAAAGAGCTTTGA
- a CDS encoding arsenate reductase family protein gives MKIYGLKNCDTCRKALKSIENSTLIDIRTSGMPEGLLEAAYAQFGAKLVNTRSATWRGLSEQDRASEPLVLLREHPALMKRPLIDRDGELFLGWDQNVQAALGGS, from the coding sequence ATGAAAATCTACGGGCTGAAAAACTGCGATACCTGCCGTAAGGCGTTGAAGAGTATTGAAAACTCAACTCTGATCGATATCCGCACAAGCGGCATGCCAGAAGGGCTGCTGGAGGCGGCTTATGCACAATTTGGTGCGAAACTGGTCAATACGCGGTCTGCCACGTGGCGTGGTTTGAGCGAGCAGGATCGGGCAAGCGAACCGCTGGTCTTGTTGCGGGAACATCCTGCATTGATGAAGCGGCCGTTGATCGACCGGGACGGGGAGTTATTCCTGGGCTGGGATCAGAACGTGCAGGCGGCACTTGGCGGATCTTAA
- a CDS encoding DoxX family protein: protein MHALVSIHNAIFSQIERVGDWLLPLAARFVFAAVLLVYFWKSALTKFGDGFFGFLFPSDGAYIQIFPKFIESVGYDFDQLTIFHWAFAFAGMWAELILPLLIVIGLFTRLASLGMIGFVAVQSFTDVYVAQHSQWGNWFDNIAEFDPAIKSVGLADIRVFWVFVLAILVIKGGGALSADAILRRRAGPVTA, encoded by the coding sequence ATGCACGCACTAGTCTCCATTCACAACGCCATCTTCAGCCAGATCGAAAGGGTCGGAGACTGGCTGCTTCCACTGGCCGCGCGCTTTGTCTTTGCCGCTGTCCTGCTGGTGTATTTCTGGAAATCCGCCCTGACCAAATTCGGCGACGGCTTCTTTGGCTTCCTGTTTCCCTCGGACGGCGCCTATATCCAGATCTTCCCCAAATTCATTGAATCCGTTGGCTATGATTTTGACCAGCTGACCATTTTTCACTGGGCCTTCGCCTTTGCCGGCATGTGGGCCGAGCTTATTCTGCCACTGCTGATCGTGATCGGCCTGTTCACCCGTTTGGCATCACTTGGCATGATCGGCTTTGTCGCGGTACAAAGCTTTACCGATGTCTACGTCGCGCAGCATTCCCAGTGGGGCAACTGGTTTGACAACATCGCTGAATTCGATCCAGCCATCAAAAGTGTCGGCCTGGCAGATATACGCGTGTTCTGGGTCTTTGTTCTGGCGATCCTGGTCATCAAGGGCGGCGGCGCCCTTTCGGCTGATGCGATCCTTCGCCGCCGCGCAGGACCTGTGACCGCCTGA
- a CDS encoding DUF2063 domain-containing protein translates to MSVSQADFTRAMMDAGQPVPDGLVDHQDQPAGRRFSVYRNNVAVSLTEAMHSAFPVIAKLLGKQNMAGLAGIYLRQHPPSSPLMMFYGDHFPAFLEGMEQLKHLGYLGDVARLELALRRAYHAADAAPVPPEDLGALTPGDLMNTRVALAPAVQLLRSPWPIYGLWLYNTEDSAPKPQAQAQDVLITRPEFDPIPQLLPPAGAHWIRALTKGASIGEALEQAAAEDETFDLGATLALLLQGGAITGLDSKG, encoded by the coding sequence ATGAGTGTATCCCAAGCAGATTTCACCCGCGCCATGATGGATGCGGGCCAGCCGGTGCCGGATGGGCTGGTGGATCATCAGGACCAGCCCGCCGGGCGCCGCTTCAGCGTCTACCGCAACAATGTGGCCGTGTCCCTGACCGAAGCCATGCACAGCGCCTTCCCGGTGATTGCCAAGCTTTTGGGCAAACAAAACATGGCCGGGCTGGCCGGTATCTACTTGCGCCAACATCCGCCGTCTTCGCCGCTGATGATGTTCTATGGCGACCACTTCCCCGCCTTCCTGGAGGGTATGGAGCAACTCAAGCACCTTGGCTATCTGGGTGATGTGGCCCGGCTGGAACTGGCCCTGCGCCGCGCCTACCACGCCGCAGATGCCGCGCCCGTTCCACCCGAGGACCTTGGCGCCTTGACGCCCGGGGACCTGATGAACACGCGCGTAGCCCTGGCCCCCGCGGTGCAGCTCCTGCGCTCGCCCTGGCCCATTTATGGCCTCTGGCTTTACAATACCGAAGACAGCGCGCCCAAGCCGCAAGCCCAGGCGCAGGATGTGCTGATCACCCGCCCTGAATTCGATCCCATTCCCCAGCTCCTGCCGCCCGCGGGCGCACACTGGATCCGCGCCCTGACGAAGGGCGCCAGCATCGGCGAAGCCTTGGAACAGGCCGCCGCCGAAGACGAAACATTCGACCTGGGTGCCACGCTGGCCCTGCTGTTGCAGGGCGGCGCGATAACCGGTCTGGACAGCAAAGGGTAA
- a CDS encoding DUF692 domain-containing protein produces MLDAAAQNRLPAAPGVGYKPQHFAQIITDPGAVKWLEIHAENYMGDGGRPIAQLRHLAEDFAMSVHGVGLSIGGEGPLDADHLARLKHLVSWLNPASFSEHLAWSTHDSHFYNDLLPLPYTDASLQRICDHIGQVQDTIGRRMLLENPSSYLAFTESTWSEPEFLAEISCRTGCGLLLDVNNVFVSATNLDFSPQGYIDAFPLGKVGEIHLGGHDEDQDEHGHPLLIDSHGAAVVDPVWALLDYTLAKSGPKPVLIEWDNDVPDWVVLAAEAARAATALERIPA; encoded by the coding sequence ATGCTTGACGCCGCTGCACAAAACAGGCTGCCCGCCGCCCCGGGCGTTGGCTACAAGCCGCAGCATTTCGCCCAGATCATAACGGATCCGGGCGCTGTCAAATGGCTGGAAATCCACGCGGAAAACTACATGGGGGACGGCGGCCGCCCGATTGCGCAGCTGCGCCACCTTGCCGAAGATTTTGCCATGTCAGTGCATGGCGTGGGCCTTTCCATCGGCGGCGAAGGACCGCTGGACGCAGACCATCTGGCCCGGCTCAAGCATTTGGTGTCCTGGCTGAACCCCGCCAGCTTCTCCGAGCATCTGGCCTGGTCCACACACGACAGCCATTTCTACAACGACCTGCTGCCGCTGCCCTATACGGACGCCAGCCTGCAGCGGATCTGCGATCACATCGGCCAAGTGCAGGACACCATCGGGCGGCGGATGCTGCTGGAAAACCCCTCCAGCTATCTCGCCTTTACTGAAAGCACCTGGTCCGAGCCTGAGTTCCTGGCTGAGATCTCCTGCCGCACCGGCTGCGGGCTGCTGCTGGACGTGAACAACGTCTTTGTCTCGGCCACCAACCTCGACTTCTCTCCGCAGGGCTACATTGACGCCTTTCCGCTGGGCAAGGTGGGTGAAATCCATCTCGGCGGCCATGACGAAGATCAGGATGAGCACGGCCATCCCCTGCTGATTGACAGCCATGGTGCCGCGGTGGTGGATCCGGTCTGGGCGCTGCTGGATTACACCCTCGCCAAATCCGGCCCCAAGCCAGTGCTGATCGAATGGGACAACGACGTGCCGGACTGGGTGGTGCTGGCAGCCGAGGCCGCCCGCGCCGCAACCGCGCTGGAGCGCATCCCGGCATGA
- a CDS encoding DUF2282 domain-containing protein, producing the protein MSNTAKSLAVAGAVAAALTAASTMPAAAATKEKCYGVSLAGQNDCAAGPGTTCAGTSTTDYQGNAWTLVDAGTCAGLELPAMADGTARSGSLEPLERDLPA; encoded by the coding sequence ATGTCGAACACCGCAAAATCCCTGGCCGTTGCAGGCGCCGTTGCTGCCGCTCTGACCGCCGCTTCGACCATGCCCGCTGCCGCCGCCACCAAGGAAAAGTGCTACGGCGTTTCGCTGGCCGGCCAGAATGACTGCGCCGCCGGTCCCGGCACCACCTGCGCGGGCACCTCGACCACCGACTATCAGGGCAACGCCTGGACATTGGTTGACGCCGGCACCTGCGCCGGTCTTGAGCTGCCGGCCATGGCCGACGGCACCGCACGCAGCGGCTCGCTGGAGCCGCTGGAACGCGACCTGCCGGCATAA
- the thrS gene encoding threonine--tRNA ligase, whose protein sequence is MAQISLTFPDGNARSYDAGVTPAQVASSISTSLAKKAISATVDGQHWDLQWPIDADAAIAIHTIKDEVQANELIRHDLAHVMARAVQEIWPDTKVTIGPVIENGWYYDFDRAEPFTPEDLGTIEKKMKDIINKRDEVRTEVWDRPRAIQHYTDLGEPYKVELIESIPGDEPLRMYWHGGWQDLCRGPHLQHTGQLPGDAFKLMSIAGAYWRGDSSRAMLQRIYGVAFTGKEKLKAHLHMLEEAAKRDHRKLGREMDLFHMQEEAPGQIFWHPNGWKIYTQLQDYMRRQQEKGGYVEVNTPQVVDRKLWEASGHWEKYQENMFIVEVDEEHAREKAVNALKPMNCPCHVQIFNQGLKSYRDLPLRMAEFGSCNRYEPSGALHGIMRVRGFTQDDGHIFCAEDQIESETAEFITFLSKVYTDLGFEKFSVKFSDRPEKRSGSDEVWDKAEAALLSATRAAGIEPELNPGEGAFYGPKLEFVLTDAIGRDWQCGTHQVDFVLPERLDATYIGADGAKHRPVMLHRATLGSFERFIGILIEEHAGKLPFWLAPRQVVVASITSDADDYVQEVVANLQKAGVRAEADIRNEKINYKVREHSVGKVPVILAVGHREVEERTVSVRRLGEKQTRVDSLENVTNALAAEATPPDLL, encoded by the coding sequence ATGGCCCAAATCTCTCTCACATTCCCCGATGGCAATGCACGATCCTATGACGCAGGCGTAACCCCTGCGCAGGTGGCTTCCAGCATTTCCACCTCACTGGCCAAAAAGGCCATCTCCGCCACCGTCGACGGTCAGCACTGGGACCTGCAGTGGCCGATTGATGCAGATGCGGCCATCGCCATCCACACCATTAAGGACGAGGTCCAGGCCAATGAGCTGATCCGCCACGATCTGGCGCATGTCATGGCCCGCGCGGTGCAGGAGATCTGGCCCGACACCAAGGTCACCATCGGCCCGGTTATTGAAAACGGCTGGTATTACGACTTCGACCGCGCCGAGCCCTTCACCCCCGAAGACCTCGGCACCATCGAGAAGAAGATGAAGGACATCATCAACAAGCGTGATGAGGTCCGCACCGAAGTCTGGGACCGCCCCCGCGCGATCCAGCATTACACCGACTTGGGTGAGCCCTATAAGGTCGAGCTGATCGAAAGCATCCCCGGCGACGAGCCGCTGCGGATGTACTGGCACGGCGGCTGGCAGGATCTGTGCCGCGGCCCGCACCTGCAGCACACCGGCCAGCTGCCGGGCGATGCCTTCAAGCTGATGTCGATCGCTGGCGCCTACTGGCGCGGCGACAGCAGCCGCGCCATGTTGCAGCGGATCTACGGCGTTGCCTTCACCGGCAAGGAGAAGCTGAAGGCCCACCTGCACATGCTGGAAGAGGCCGCCAAGCGCGACCACCGCAAGCTGGGCCGCGAGATGGACCTGTTCCACATGCAGGAAGAGGCCCCCGGCCAGATTTTCTGGCACCCCAACGGCTGGAAGATCTACACTCAGCTGCAGGATTACATGCGCCGCCAGCAGGAAAAGGGCGGCTATGTCGAGGTGAACACCCCGCAGGTCGTCGACCGTAAGCTGTGGGAGGCCTCGGGCCACTGGGAAAAATACCAGGAAAACATGTTCATCGTCGAAGTCGACGAGGAGCACGCCCGCGAAAAAGCTGTGAACGCGCTGAAGCCGATGAACTGCCCCTGCCACGTGCAGATCTTCAACCAGGGCCTCAAATCCTACCGCGATTTGCCCCTGCGGATGGCCGAATTCGGCTCCTGCAACCGCTATGAGCCCTCGGGCGCGCTGCACGGCATCATGCGGGTGCGCGGCTTTACCCAGGATGACGGCCATATCTTCTGCGCCGAAGACCAGATCGAATCCGAGACCGCGGAATTCATCACCTTCCTGTCGAAGGTCTACACCGATCTTGGCTTCGAGAAGTTCTCAGTCAAATTCTCTGACCGCCCGGAAAAGCGCTCCGGCTCGGATGAGGTCTGGGACAAGGCCGAGGCTGCCCTGCTGTCCGCTACCCGCGCCGCCGGGATCGAACCGGAACTGAACCCGGGCGAAGGCGCCTTTTATGGCCCCAAGCTGGAGTTTGTGCTGACTGACGCCATCGGCCGTGACTGGCAGTGCGGCACCCATCAGGTGGACTTTGTTCTGCCCGAGCGTCTGGATGCCACCTATATCGGCGCCGACGGCGCCAAGCACCGCCCGGTTATGCTGCACCGTGCCACGCTGGGCTCGTTCGAACGCTTCATTGGCATCCTGATCGAAGAGCACGCGGGCAAACTGCCGTTCTGGCTGGCCCCGCGTCAGGTAGTGGTTGCCTCGATCACTTCGGACGCGGATGACTATGTGCAGGAGGTTGTTGCCAACCTGCAAAAGGCCGGCGTGCGCGCCGAGGCCGATATCCGCAACGAGAAGATCAACTACAAGGTCCGCGAACATTCGGTGGGCAAGGTGCCGGTCATTCTCGCCGTCGGCCACCGCGAAGTGGAGGAGCGCACCGTCTCGGTGCGCCGTCTTGGCGAAAAGCAGACCAGGGTCGACTCCCTGGAAAATGTTACAAACGCGCTGGCGGCGGAAGCCACCCCGCCGGACCTTCTGTAA
- a CDS encoding DUF4105 domain-containing protein, protein MFRLIKGIAIAIAILAVALATAWAALALWYRLPFGTLPRGLLAGGFAILGLTVIAGLFRRRALRALTTFTLALAAVILWWSTLTPPDARNWSPDVARQVTGRVAGDTLTLTDVRNFSWQTPEEFSESWETRSYDLTTLNTVDLFMSYWAGPQMAHMIVSFGFENGDHIAWSVEVRRQLGGGFSPIADLFKSNTLVILAADERDVVGTRTNARGENVQLFRIDVSPETARALLMQYVGAANSLAARPEWYNSLTTNCTTVVMTMIRAFADEVPLDWRVLANGYLPDYAWEQGVLDQTRTVNELRALGSITPIAQAHGVTPDFSAVIREGIPAFISN, encoded by the coding sequence ATGTTCAGACTCATTAAGGGCATTGCGATCGCCATCGCCATTCTGGCCGTGGCACTGGCCACCGCCTGGGCCGCCCTGGCGCTATGGTACCGGCTGCCTTTTGGCACACTGCCGCGCGGCCTGCTGGCAGGCGGGTTTGCCATCCTGGGCCTCACTGTTATTGCCGGTCTGTTCCGCAGGCGTGCCTTGCGCGCGCTGACCACCTTCACGCTGGCGCTGGCCGCGGTGATCTTGTGGTGGTCCACCCTCACACCGCCGGACGCGCGCAACTGGTCCCCCGACGTGGCCCGCCAGGTCACCGGCCGGGTTGCGGGCGATACTCTCACACTCACGGATGTGCGCAACTTTTCCTGGCAAACCCCTGAAGAATTCAGCGAAAGCTGGGAGACCCGCAGCTATGACCTGACCACGCTCAACACCGTGGATCTGTTCATGTCCTATTGGGCCGGTCCGCAAATGGCGCATATGATCGTCAGCTTCGGCTTTGAAAACGGCGATCATATCGCCTGGTCGGTCGAGGTGCGGCGCCAGCTCGGCGGCGGCTTCTCGCCCATCGCCGACCTTTTCAAATCCAATACCCTGGTGATCCTTGCCGCCGATGAACGCGACGTGGTCGGCACCCGCACCAACGCCCGCGGCGAAAACGTGCAGCTGTTCCGCATTGACGTCAGCCCCGAGACCGCCCGCGCCTTGCTGATGCAGTATGTCGGCGCCGCCAACAGCCTTGCCGCCCGGCCAGAGTGGTACAACTCGCTCACCACCAATTGCACCACTGTGGTGATGACAATGATCCGCGCCTTTGCAGATGAGGTACCGCTGGACTGGCGGGTGCTGGCCAATGGTTATCTGCCGGATTATGCGTGGGAACAGGGCGTGCTGGACCAGACCCGCACAGTCAATGAACTGCGTGCCTTGGGCAGCATTACCCCGATTGCCCAGGCCCACGGCGTGACCCCGGACTTTTCCGCGGTGATCCGCGAAGGCATCCCTGCTTTTATATCGAACTGA
- a CDS encoding carboxylesterase — MPATSFLETAQGRRIAYHKSEGQGPCVVFLGGLKSDMEGTKAVHLEAWAKARGLAFLRFDYSGHGESSGRFEEGCIGDWHEDTLEAVAQLTEGYIVPVGSSMGGWQALLLAREMPERIKGLVTIAAAPDFTEDGYWANFSDAQKAELEAQGYVELPSDYMEPYHISKRMIEDGRKRLVLRTPLFLPFKVRCLQGTADTAVSTETALRLMDHATCPDMRLSLVKDADHRFSDEVCLKMMEDAVLDVLGVT; from the coding sequence ATGCCCGCCACATCTTTCCTCGAGACCGCCCAGGGCCGCCGGATTGCCTATCACAAGAGCGAAGGGCAGGGGCCGTGCGTGGTGTTTCTGGGCGGGCTGAAATCCGACATGGAAGGCACCAAGGCGGTGCACCTGGAAGCCTGGGCCAAGGCGCGCGGGCTGGCGTTTCTGCGGTTCGACTATTCCGGCCACGGCGAAAGCTCGGGCAGGTTTGAGGAAGGCTGTATCGGCGACTGGCATGAAGACACGCTGGAGGCGGTGGCGCAGCTTACCGAAGGGTACATCGTGCCGGTGGGATCGTCGATGGGCGGCTGGCAGGCACTGCTGCTGGCGCGCGAAATGCCGGAACGGATCAAGGGTTTGGTGACCATCGCTGCGGCGCCGGATTTCACCGAGGACGGGTATTGGGCCAATTTCTCGGATGCGCAGAAGGCTGAGCTGGAGGCCCAAGGCTATGTGGAGCTGCCCAGTGATTACATGGAGCCCTATCACATCTCCAAGCGGATGATCGAAGATGGCCGCAAACGGCTGGTTCTGCGCACGCCGCTGTTCCTGCCCTTCAAAGTCCGCTGCCTGCAGGGGACCGCGGATACGGCTGTTTCGACGGAAACCGCGCTGCGGCTGATGGATCACGCGACCTGCCCGGATATGCGGCTCAGCCTGGTGAAAGATGCCGACCACCGGTTTTCGGACGAGGTTTGCCTGAAGATGATGGAAGACGCGGTGCTGGATGTTCTGGGCGTCACCTGA
- a CDS encoding VOC family protein, giving the protein MEQRVSLITLGVPDMERAAAFYEALGWQRAESPDGVIAFDLISQTLGLYPLAALAAEIGLPEAELGTGAVTLSHNTRSKEDVAVLLTAAEAAGAEVLKPAQDVFWGGHHGYFRSPDGHIWEIAFNPFSPLAENGAFRWNGY; this is encoded by the coding sequence ATGGAACAGAGAGTAAGCCTGATTACGCTGGGTGTGCCGGACATGGAAAGGGCTGCTGCCTTTTACGAAGCTTTGGGGTGGCAGCGTGCTGAAAGCCCAGACGGGGTGATTGCCTTTGATCTGATCTCGCAGACCTTGGGGCTGTATCCGCTGGCAGCGCTGGCAGCCGAAATAGGCCTGCCGGAAGCGGAGCTGGGCACCGGTGCGGTGACGCTGAGCCATAATACCCGCAGCAAGGAGGACGTGGCTGTGCTGCTGACGGCAGCGGAGGCGGCTGGCGCAGAGGTTCTGAAACCTGCGCAGGATGTGTTCTGGGGCGGGCATCACGGCTATTTCCGCAGCCCGGACGGGCATATCTGGGAGATTGCCTTTAACCCATTCTCACCTTTGGCAGAGAATGGCGCGTTCCGCTGGAACGGCTACTAG
- a CDS encoding alpha/beta fold hydrolase — protein sequence MPYDQQPCREPLVLLPGMMCDGRIFDAQVRSFSGSMPVMVLPLAGGDTVEKIAVRMLAHLPPRFSLAGVSMGGILAMELLRRAPERISRLCIMGASPLAETPEQAADREPHIIAARTGRLEDVLRETLPMEALAPGPGRLEVHNLFCRMGMELGPEMYVAQARALQRRPDQQATLRRTHVPTLVLGGEHDTITPVAKHQLLAQLIPDAQLQVIPEAGHMPVLEQPDAVNRALLHWLAVPVS from the coding sequence ATGCCTTATGACCAGCAACCGTGCCGCGAACCATTGGTTCTGCTGCCGGGGATGATGTGCGACGGCCGGATTTTTGATGCTCAGGTCCGGAGTTTTTCCGGCAGTATGCCTGTTATGGTGCTGCCGCTGGCGGGCGGCGACACGGTGGAAAAGATCGCTGTCCGGATGCTGGCACACCTGCCGCCGCGGTTTTCTTTGGCGGGTGTGTCGATGGGTGGCATCCTGGCGATGGAGCTGCTGCGCCGCGCACCGGAACGGATCAGCCGGTTGTGCATCATGGGGGCCAGCCCGCTGGCGGAGACGCCGGAGCAGGCTGCCGACCGGGAACCGCATATCATTGCAGCCCGGACCGGACGGCTGGAGGATGTGCTGCGCGAGACCCTGCCGATGGAGGCGCTGGCGCCGGGGCCGGGACGGCTGGAGGTCCACAATCTGTTCTGCCGCATGGGGATGGAGCTGGGGCCGGAAATGTATGTGGCGCAGGCCCGCGCGCTGCAGCGGCGGCCGGATCAGCAGGCAACGCTGCGGCGGACGCATGTTCCCACTCTGGTTTTGGGGGGAGAGCATGACACGATCACCCCGGTTGCCAAGCACCAGTTGCTGGCGCAGCTGATCCCGGATGCGCAGCTGCAGGTGATCCCCGAAGCCGGGCACATGCCGGTGCTGGAACAGCCGGATGCTGTGAACCGGGCGCTACTGCACTGGCTGGCGGTGCCTGTTTCTTAA